A single genomic interval of Aphidius gifuensis isolate YNYX2018 linkage group LG6, ASM1490517v1, whole genome shotgun sequence harbors:
- the LOC122859754 gene encoding trypsin zeta-like — MMISITIIWIICISICDGNVPSKLYGGTRVEIGEHPYVVSLQWKGVHQCGGSIISLDTIITSASCVVIDTVPLIYQSNLQVLIGTNNNLAHHGNGLLYSIRYLIAHKNYDPHDAWINDLALLKGDSGNPIIFGQYIVGIISVSVPINSGNLIFTKIYSYKDWIQRFINSK, encoded by the exons ATGATGATTTCGATAACAATAATATGGATCATTTGTATATCAa tttGCGATGGTAATGTTCCAAGTAAATTATACGGTGGAACACGAGTTGAAATAGGTGAACATCCATATGTTGTGTCATTGCAATGGAAAGGAGTACATCAATGTGGAGGAAGTATAATATCACTCGACACAATAATAACATCAGCAAGTTGTGTTGTGATTGATACAGTACCATTGATATATCAATCAAATCTTCAGGTACTCATTGGTACAAATAACAATCTAGCACATCATGGTAATGGcttattatattcaatcagATACCTTATAgcacataaaaattatgatcCTCATGATGCATGGATAAATGATTTAGCTCTGCTTAAA ggTGATAGCGGTAATCCAATAATTTTTGGACAATATATTGTTGGAATTATATCTGTATCTGTACCAATTAATTctggaaatttaatttttacaaaaatttattcatacaaAGATTGGATTCAaagatttattaattcaaaatga